One Phaseolus vulgaris cultivar G19833 chromosome 4, P. vulgaris v2.0, whole genome shotgun sequence DNA window includes the following coding sequences:
- the LOC137837034 gene encoding rhamnogalacturonan I rhamnosyltransferase 1-like: MMLRWAKVSDGKGDHCDSEEMDMGFNVLGGDEIVKSKRLIVRPRIRVWMARAITTVILWTCVVQLMAIGEFWGPRLLKGMPHCFSHQDESPVIAKAFLPAKVVLPPKRIHKNNGYLMVSCNGGLNQMRAAICDMVTIARHLNVTLIVPELDKTSFWADPSEFQDIFDVDNFIGSLRDEVRILKELPPRLKRRVEQGLFYSLPPVSWSNISYYEKQILPLLLKHKVVHLNRTDARLANNGLPLKIQRLRCRVNYNALRFTSQIEELGRKIVKILRQKGPFLVLHLRYEMDMLAFSGCTHGCDSREVEELTTMRYAYPWWKEKVINSELKRQDGLCPLTPEETTLVLTALGIDQSIQIYIAAGEIYDGERRMASLRATFPNVVRKETLLEPSDLKYFQNHSSQMAALDYLVSLESDIFIPTYDGNMAKVVEGHRRFLGFKRTMLLDRKHVVHLIDQYTNGSLSWDEFSIMVKKTHANRMGNPKRRIIIPDRPKEEDYFYSNPQECFQFQDEPLSSP; the protein is encoded by the exons ATGATGTTGAGATGGGCAAAGGTTTCTGATGGAAAAGGTGATCACTGTGACAGTGAGGAGATGGATATGGGGTTCAATGTTTTGGGTGGTGATGAAATTGTCAAGTCCAAAAGGTTGATTGTGAGACCTAGGATCAGGGTGTGGATGGCCCGTGCCATCACTACAGTGATACTTTGGACTTGTGTGGTTCAGCTGATGGCAATTGGGGAGTTTTGGGGACCAAGGTTGTTGAAGGGCATGCCTCATTGTTTCAGCCACCAAGATGAATCTCCAGTAATTGCCAAGGCTTTTCTTCCAGCCAAGGTTGTGCTTCCACCCAAAA GGATTCATAAGAATAATGGTTATCTTATGGTTTCGTGCAATGGAGGACTCAACCAAATGCGAGCAGCT ATATGTGACATGGTTACTATTGCAAGACATTTAAATGTTACTCTCATAGTTCCGGAGCTGGATAAAACATCTTTCTGGGCTGATCCAAG TGAGTTCCAAGACATATTTGATGTAGATAATTTCATTGGATCCTTGAGAGATGAGGTTAGAATATTAAAGGAACTACCACCTAGGCTcaagagaagagttgaacaaGGATTATTCTACTCATTACCGCCAGTTAGCTGGTCGAACATATCATACTATGAAAAGCAG ATCCTTCCTCTGTTACTGAAACACAAGGTTGTGCACCTAAACAGAACTGATGCTCGACTTGCCAATAATGGACTACCTTTGAAGATTCAAAGGCTGCGATGCCGTGTAAATTATAATGCTCTGAGGTTTACTTCCCAGATAGAAGAACTTGGTAGGAAGATAGTCAAAATTTTGAGGCAAAAGGGACCCTTCCTTGTACTTCACCTTAGATATGAGATGGACATGTTGGCCTTCTCTGGCTGTACTCATGGATGTGACAGCAGGGAGGTGGAGGAACTCACAACAATGAG ATATGCTTATCCCTGGTGGAAGGAAAAAGTTATTAATTCTGAGCTTAAGAGACAAGATGGTCTATGCCCTTTGACACCCGAGGAGACTACACTGGTATTGACAGCTCTAGGCATAGATCAAAGTATTCAAATTTATATTGCTGCTGGAGAAATATACGATGGAGAGAGAAGGATGGCAAGTTTACGAGCAACTTTCCCAAATGTG GTGAGGAAGGAAACTCTGCTCGAACCTTCAGATTTGAAGTATTTTCAAAACCACTCATCACAAATGGCTGCACTGGATTACCTTGTGTCTCTAGAGAGTGATATCTTCATTCCAACGTATGATGGGAACATGGCTAAGGTTGTGGAAGGACACCGAAG ATTTTTAGGCTTCAAAAGGACTATGTTACTTGATAGAAAGCATGTGGTGCACCTTATAGATCAATACACCAATGGGTCACTAAGCTGGGATGAGTTTTCCATTATGGTGAAGAAAACTCATGCCAATAGAATGGGAAACCCCAAAAGAAGAATTATAATTCCAGACAGACCCAAAGAAGAAGACTATTTTTATTCCAATCCACAGGAGTGTTTTCAGTTCCAAGATGAACCATTGAGTAGCCCATGA